Proteins encoded in a region of the Pieris brassicae chromosome 3, ilPieBrab1.1, whole genome shotgun sequence genome:
- the LOC123706647 gene encoding elongation factor-like GTPase 1 isoform X2, with the protein MRLVDSKKLFELQNKPSNIRNICIVAHVDHGKTTLADSLISSNGIISQRMSGKLRYMDSRPDEQERGITMKSSSIALYHALDSNEYLVNLIDSPGHIDFSSEVSTAVRLCDGAIVVVDVVEGVCPQTKLVLKQAYSENIKPVLVLNKIDRLIVEMRMTALDAYVHITQVLEQVNAVTGELFASEVLENEENTIDKQQVNLPSKEDQNLYDWTSALEDADDSNLYFSPDQGNVVFASAIDGWGFTTHTFAKLFSDKLGVKEELLKKVLWGDFYLNSKTKRFMKGAQEKAKKPLFVQVVFDNLWNIYETIILRNDKQEVPGICEKLGIKLTTRDLRHTDARVQLQSLMMQWLPLSQTVLNMVCSKLPSPKEILPEKVEKLMCSRIRDFDSYLDETKILKDDFLACDSSNNRPLIIFVSKMFSVERSSLPENKPKALTAEEMALRREKARQMREELKNSVNTDAISMSKETDSPEEKCTEDEKGKEEKEEQSETTFIAFARIFSGKVRKGDKVYVLGPKHDPSKILSTADFKVDFSKKLKDLQSDEHITCAEIKSLYILMGRELEEIDEAVSGNIIGIGGLEDHILKTAILSSSLACPAFSEIQYAAVPILRVAIEPTCPSQLPQLVKGLRLLNQSDSCVQVLLQETGEHVLVTAGEVHLQRCLEDLKIYAKIPLTVSEPIVPFKETIVDPPKMDMANEEIDSQNIDKGNDTEQDPVVTIYTNNKQSRIKIRARPLPNEITELLDRSSDLLKAISQHIKYLQGISNENIETKFTDLQINGKSNLSDRMLKLIEAFITELENICTKLGPEWQDIVKQIWSVGPRNCGPNLLLNQTEDYSTKYLHHEKILKEDSRFEYEGSFVNGFQLATLAGPLCEEPMMGVAFCVEEWTLDKSENDETHSFGLSGQIMSAVKEGCRRAFQLQPQRLMAAMYSCDIVVDQKVLVASAVPMAFLCAHLTLARTGRKTSWRNVSLDPKGLRIH; encoded by the exons ATGCGGCTTGTTGATTCAAAGAAGTTGTTTGAGCTTCAAAACAAACCTTCAAATATTCggaatatatgtattgtagCACACGTGGACCATGGAAAAACAACACTAGCTGACTCATTGATATCCAGCAATGGTATTATATCTCAAAGAATGTCCGGTAAGCTTCGTTATATGGATAGTAGGCCTGATGAACAAGAACGGGGTATCACGATGAAAAGTAGCAGTATTGCTCTCTACCATGCATTGGATAGCAATGAATatcttgtaaatttaatagattCACCGGGACACATAGATTTTTCAAGTGAAGTATCCACAGCAGTCCGATTATGTGACGGCGCTATTGTTGTA GTGGATGTTGTTGAAGGTGTATGTCCCCAAACAAAGCTAGTGCTGAAACAAGCTTATTCTGAAAATATAAAGCCTGTTCTTGTGCTTAACAAGATTGATAGGCTTATAGTGGAAATGAGAATGACAGCACTTGATGCCTATGTGCACATAACACAAGTTTTGGAACAAGTAAATGCAGTCACGGGGGAGCTATTTGCATCTGAAGTATTGGAAAATGAAGAAAATACTATAGATAAGCAG caAGTCAATCTGCCTTCTAAAGAAGATCAAAACTTGTATGACTGGACATCTGCATTAGAGGATGCTGATGACtcaaatctatatttttcacCTGACCAAGGCAATGTTGTATTTGCAAGCGCAATTGATGGATGGGGCTTTACAACACATACATTTGCAAAGCTATTTTCAGACAAATTAG GTGTTAAGgaagaattattaaagaaagtcCTTTGGGGTGACTTTTATCTAAATTCAAAGACAAAACGATTTATGAAAGGTGCTCAAGAAAAGGCAAAAAAACCTCTTTTTGTACAAGTTGTTTTTGATAATTTGTGGAATATTTATGAAACTATTATATTGAGAAATGATAAGCAAGAAGTACCAGGAATTTGTGAGAAACTTGGTATAAAATTGACAACTAGAGATCTAAGACACACTGATGCCCGAGTTCAACTTCAATCTCTTATGATGCAGTGGCTCCCTCTGTCGCAAACAGTTCTTAATATGGTCTGTTCAAAATTGCCCTCaccaaaagaaatattacCAGAGAAAGTTGAAAAACTCATGTGTTCACGAATACGTGACTTTGATTCCTATCTagatgaaacaaaaatattaaaagacgACTTTTTAGCCTGTGatagtagtaataatagaccgttaattatttttgtatccaAAATGTTTAGTGTTGAACGTAGTTCTTTACCGGAAAATAAGCCAAAAGCTTTAACAGCAGAAGAAATGGCATTACGTAGAGAAAAAGCAAGACAAATGCGTGAAGAACTAAAGAATAGTGTTAATACTGATGCAATCTCTATGTCTAAGGAGACAGATTCTCCAGAAGAAAAATGTACTGAAGATGAGAAGGGGAAGGAAGAAAAGGAAGAGCAAAGCGAGACAACATTTATAGCTTTTGCTAGAATATTCAGTGGTAAAGTAAGGAAGGGCGATAAAGTATATGTACTTGGACCTAAACATGATCCATCCAAAATACTTAGTACAGCAGACTTTAAAGTAGATTTTAGTAAGAAATTAAAGGATTTGCAAAGTGATGAACACATTACTTGTGCTGA AATAAAATCGCTTTATATTCTTATGGGAAGAGAACTAGAAGAAATTGATGAGGCAGTCAGTGGTAATATAATTG gtATTGGAGGGTTAGAAGATCATATACTAAAAACTGCCATCTTAAGTAGTAGTCTGGCCTGTCCGGCCTTCAGTGAAATTCAGTACGCTGCTGTGCCGATACTTAGAGTAGCTATTGAACCAACTTGCCCTTCACAGCTACCGCAATTGGTTAAAG GTCTGCGGCTACTAAACCAGTCGGACTCCTGTGTCCAAGTTCTGCTTCAAGAGACAGGTGAACATGTGCTTGTCACAGCTGGTGAAGTTCACTTGCAAAGATGTCTTGAAGACCTGAA GATATATGCAAAAATCCCATTAACTGTATCGGAGCCCATAGTGCCATTCAAGGAAACAATAGTGGATCCGCCAAAAATGGATATGGCGAATGAAGAAATCGATTCTCAGAACATAGACAAAGGAAACGATACAGAGCAAGATCCGGTTGTAACCATCTATACAAATAACAAGCAGAGTAGAATTAAAATCAGAGCGAGACCTCTACCTAATGAAATAACAGAATTATTGGACCGGTCATCAGACTTACTAAAAGCTATCTCTCAGCacataaagtatttacaaGGAATTTCCAACGAGAATATAGAAACGAAATTCACAGATCTACAAATCAACGGGAAGTCTAATCTATCTGATAGAATGCTGAAGCTGATAGAAGCATTTATAACGGAACTAGAAAATATCTGCACAAAACTCGGACCTGAGTGGCAAGATATCGTCAAACAAATCTGGTCTGTCGGGCCTAGAAATTGTGGGCCAAATTTGCTTCTCAACCAAACTGAGGATTAcagtacaaaatatttacaccATGAGAAAATTCTGAAAGAGGATTCACGGTTTGAATATGAAGGCAGTTTTGTTAATGGCTTCCAACTGGCAACATTGGCTGGTCCTTTGTGTGAGGAACCTATGATGGGTGTCGCTTTCTGTGTTGAAGAATGGACTTTGGATAAAAGCGAAAATGATGAGACACATTCGTTTGGGTTATCGG GTCAAATTATGTCAGCTGTCAAGGAGGGATGTCGACGTGCGTTCCAATTGCAGCCTCAGA